In one Desulfuribacillus stibiiarsenatis genomic region, the following are encoded:
- a CDS encoding DUF6954 family protein translates to MKWLVNLIFIVLYLGVTFFGFGPILLIDG, encoded by the coding sequence ATTAAATGGCTAGTTAACTTGATATTCATTGTTTTATATTTAGGAGTTACATTCTTCGGGTTTGGCCCTATTTTGTTAATAGATGGTTAA
- a CDS encoding ABC transporter ATP-binding protein → MTLKLEQVTKKFKDFTAVDQLSISIPEKEMFGFLGANGAGKTTTFRMILGLLYPTSGTISWNDQPINYSTSPYIGYLPEERGLYPKLKVKEQVIYLARLRGMQKQDALKELVYWLERFKVPDYLEKKVEELSKGNQQKIQLVTAIIHKPKLLILDEPFSGLDPVNVEMLKEAVLDLKAKGTTIVFSSHQMYHVEEMCEHLCIMHQGRPVVQGALKDIKRSFGKKNLIIHGDFPMEFLKGYSGVTNARVTAEGIELQIISEHIAEKILQDIVGKGFIRKFVLEEPSLNDIFIEKVGNSFE, encoded by the coding sequence ATGACATTAAAATTAGAACAAGTAACAAAAAAATTTAAGGACTTTACAGCAGTGGATCAACTATCAATATCAATACCAGAAAAAGAGATGTTCGGTTTCTTAGGAGCTAACGGTGCAGGAAAGACAACAACTTTCCGAATGATTCTGGGGTTGCTATATCCGACTAGCGGAACCATAAGTTGGAATGATCAGCCAATCAATTATTCTACGAGTCCCTATATTGGATATCTTCCAGAGGAGAGGGGATTATACCCGAAGTTAAAGGTGAAAGAACAAGTGATTTATTTAGCGCGATTACGAGGTATGCAAAAACAAGATGCTTTAAAAGAGTTGGTATACTGGTTAGAGCGATTCAAGGTGCCAGACTACTTAGAGAAAAAAGTAGAAGAACTCTCAAAGGGAAATCAACAGAAAATACAACTAGTTACAGCTATCATACACAAACCAAAACTGCTGATTCTAGATGAACCATTTAGTGGGCTCGATCCAGTGAATGTGGAAATGCTAAAGGAAGCCGTATTAGATTTGAAGGCGAAAGGAACTACCATCGTTTTTTCTAGTCATCAAATGTATCATGTGGAAGAAATGTGTGAGCATTTATGTATTATGCATCAGGGAAGACCAGTTGTACAAGGTGCACTTAAAGATATCAAACGTTCTTTTGGCAAAAAGAATTTAATTATACATGGGGATTTCCCAATGGAATTTCTAAAGGGTTATTCAGGTGTTACAAATGCAAGGGTAACAGCAGAAGGTATTGAATTACAGATCATCAGCGAACATATAGCAGAAAAGATATTGCAAGATATTGTTGGAAAGGGATTCATCCGTAAGTTCGTATTAGAAGAACCCTCTCTAAACGACATTTTTATTGAGAAAGTAGGTAATTCCTTTGAATAA
- a CDS encoding permease, producing the protein MFGWLDYLVALFVEKILSISTETRLGSSIHFFFYDTIKIIILLGVMIFAISYIRSYFPPERTKKILERFSGIKGNIMASLLGIVTPFCSCSSVPIFIGFVEARIPLGVTFSFLITSPIVNEAAFAILIASFGWKIALVYLVTGIVVGVLGGIFIGSMKLENEVEEYVYQIKSGEIEIEQLTHKDRAQFALDNVKEIIRRVWIFLLIGIGIGALIHGWAPAPLLAKYAGPDNPFAVIIAVVFGIPLYSNALGTIPIAEALISKGVGIGTALSFMMATTALSLPEMILLKKVIKTKLIVVFVSITGFAIILVGYFFNAIAHWLI; encoded by the coding sequence ATGTTTGGGTGGCTAGATTATCTAGTAGCATTATTTGTTGAGAAAATACTTTCGATATCTACAGAGACTAGGTTGGGTTCGAGTATTCACTTTTTCTTCTATGACACGATTAAAATCATTATTCTTTTAGGTGTTATGATTTTTGCTATATCGTATATTAGAAGCTATTTTCCACCAGAAAGGACTAAAAAGATTCTTGAAAGATTTAGCGGTATTAAAGGAAATATTATGGCATCGTTATTAGGTATTGTTACGCCATTTTGCTCCTGTTCATCGGTACCGATTTTTATTGGATTTGTGGAAGCTCGAATACCGTTAGGAGTGACATTTTCTTTTCTCATCACATCTCCGATTGTTAATGAAGCAGCGTTTGCGATTCTTATTGCGTCTTTTGGATGGAAAATCGCTTTGGTATATCTCGTTACCGGAATTGTTGTGGGAGTTTTAGGAGGGATATTCATTGGTTCGATGAAGTTGGAAAACGAAGTTGAAGAATATGTGTATCAAATTAAATCAGGGGAAATAGAAATCGAACAATTAACACATAAAGATAGAGCACAATTTGCGTTAGATAACGTAAAAGAGATTATTAGAAGAGTATGGATTTTCTTATTAATTGGTATAGGGATTGGGGCATTGATTCACGGATGGGCCCCAGCGCCTTTATTGGCTAAATACGCGGGCCCTGATAACCCTTTTGCGGTAATTATCGCTGTAGTCTTTGGTATTCCATTATACTCCAATGCGTTAGGGACAATTCCCATTGCAGAAGCTTTAATCAGTAAAGGCGTTGGGATAGGAACGGCCCTCTCTTTTATGATGGCGACTACTGCTTTATCACTGCCAGAGATGATTCTATTAAAAAAGGTAATTAAAACAAAACTCATTGTAGTTTTTGTTAGTATTACAGGTTTTGCAATCATATTAGTAGGATACTTTTTTAATGCAATCGCACACTGGCTCATATAA
- a CDS encoding thioredoxin family protein, translating to MIIKILGTGCKNCVTLKENTEIALKEIGMEAEITKVTDFKDIMAYGVMSTPALVIDEKVVSYGKVLKPKEIANILKS from the coding sequence ATGATAATAAAAATTTTAGGTACGGGTTGTAAAAATTGTGTGACTTTAAAAGAAAATACTGAGATAGCGTTAAAAGAAATAGGCATGGAAGCTGAAATTACAAAAGTAACTGACTTCAAGGACATAATGGCGTATGGCGTAATGTCTACTCCAGCATTAGTAATTGATGAAAAAGTAGTTTCATATGGCAAGGTATTAAAGCCCAAAGAGATTGCAAATATATTGAAAAGTTAA
- a CDS encoding GIY-YIG nuclease family protein encodes MDRKKELKEQYKQMKTDMGIFIIKSDVDNKCLLEVSQDLKARINRVKFQLKMGSYPNKDLQNAWKQHGESRFSIEILETLKYDEDESKTDYSVELEILQLVWQEKIEETGLEYY; translated from the coding sequence ATGGACAGAAAGAAAGAACTGAAAGAACAATACAAACAAATGAAGACAGATATGGGGATATTTATTATCAAATCTGATGTTGATAATAAGTGCTTGCTTGAAGTCAGTCAAGACTTAAAAGCAAGAATCAATCGTGTGAAGTTCCAATTAAAGATGGGAAGTTACCCTAATAAAGACCTGCAAAATGCTTGGAAGCAACATGGCGAATCAAGATTTTCAATAGAAATTCTGGAAACATTAAAGTACGATGAAGACGAGTCAAAAACTGACTATAGTGTTGAACTAGAGATATTACAGCTGGTTTGGCAAGAAAAAATCGAAGAGACAGGATTAGAATACTATTAA
- a CDS encoding DUF6530 family protein — translation MKIPTTLKHKPVIVAENYENIDGRNAYNSEAKGISLGLAQWNDRGKIDISAKVWRHTGGKWSRQSEELPLHRVLDLAILVCRTKQHFQEAYRFENLYNTENSVVDRVGLQGDAMTVAVCTDNEKINEDIKLFSQSLSEDGELIGERLSTLSRILKEMGY, via the coding sequence ATGAAGATACCTACAACATTGAAACACAAGCCTGTCATAGTTGCAGAGAACTATGAAAATATTGATGGTAGAAACGCTTACAATTCCGAAGCTAAGGGAATTTCACTAGGATTAGCACAATGGAACGACAGAGGGAAGATTGATATATCTGCCAAGGTATGGAGACATACGGGAGGAAAATGGTCAAGGCAATCGGAGGAGCTACCCCTTCACCGTGTATTAGATTTGGCCATACTTGTTTGTCGAACAAAACAACACTTTCAAGAAGCTTATCGCTTTGAAAATCTGTATAATACGGAAAACTCTGTGGTAGACAGAGTAGGCTTACAGGGGGATGCTATGACCGTAGCCGTATGCACAGATAATGAAAAGATAAATGAAGATATTAAGTTATTTAGCCAATCATTAAGTGAAGATGGAGAGCTCATAGGAGAACGCTTAAGCACTCTATCAAGAATCTTAAAGGAAATGGGTTATTGA
- a CDS encoding ABC transporter permease: MNNFWIILLHTYSTKIKSKQFIITTIITLTIMLGLTSIPHIMDFVNSDKEQDKIAVIDDTGLLFDSLKQVISTTNENVLLVAYNGGQENAVQEVKEGKWKGLLILTNNSENLPEATYTSMTITNVMLPNELRNSLQQMKTQLAASKINLTQEQLETLYEPVSFQQIALEENAKTVEELNQARGLVYVLLFVIYFAVILYASMIAMEVATEKSSRVMEILISSVSPIKHMFAKIIGVGLVSLTQMILLLSVGYYSITRNLSSMEGGFFDFFGFHNVPVLTIVYAFVFFILGYFLYATLAALLGSLVSRIEDVQQTITPMTLLIVAGFMIAMFGLGAPDKTFITITSYIPFFTPMIMFMRVGMLNLPAWEPLLGVGILLATIIIMAIFGARVYRGGVLMYGKTSILKDIKKALQFSKNESR, from the coding sequence TTGAATAATTTTTGGATTATTTTATTGCATACGTACTCAACTAAGATTAAATCAAAGCAATTTATTATAACTACGATTATTACATTGACAATTATGCTTGGTCTAACAAGTATTCCTCATATTATGGACTTTGTGAATAGTGATAAAGAGCAGGACAAGATTGCAGTGATTGACGATACGGGTCTCTTATTTGATTCTCTCAAACAAGTAATCAGTACAACGAATGAAAATGTTCTTTTAGTAGCTTATAATGGTGGTCAGGAGAATGCTGTACAAGAAGTAAAAGAAGGCAAGTGGAAAGGCTTATTAATTTTAACGAACAACTCTGAGAACTTACCAGAAGCAACATATACATCTATGACGATAACAAATGTTATGCTCCCTAATGAACTTAGAAATAGTTTGCAGCAAATGAAGACACAGCTTGCAGCTTCTAAGATAAATCTCACACAGGAACAATTGGAAACTCTCTATGAACCAGTTTCATTCCAACAGATTGCCTTAGAGGAAAATGCTAAAACCGTAGAAGAACTAAATCAGGCTAGAGGTCTAGTCTATGTCCTTCTTTTTGTTATATATTTTGCGGTCATTTTATATGCAAGTATGATTGCAATGGAGGTAGCTACAGAAAAATCGTCACGAGTTATGGAAATTCTCATATCTAGTGTATCACCAATTAAACATATGTTTGCTAAAATAATTGGTGTAGGACTCGTAAGTTTAACACAAATGATCCTACTTCTAAGTGTAGGTTATTATTCAATTACAAGAAATCTTTCGTCTATGGAGGGCGGATTTTTCGATTTTTTCGGTTTTCATAATGTACCAGTACTAACAATTGTTTATGCTTTTGTTTTCTTTATTCTCGGCTACTTTTTATATGCCACTCTAGCAGCATTGTTAGGTTCTTTAGTGAGCAGAATCGAAGATGTTCAACAAACAATTACCCCTATGACACTACTGATTGTTGCTGGATTCATGATTGCCATGTTTGGATTAGGTGCACCTGACAAAACATTTATAACGATTACTTCTTATATTCCTTTTTTTACGCCTATGATTATGTTCATGAGAGTTGGTATGTTGAATCTTCCTGCTTGGGAGCCATTACTAGGTGTAGGGATTTTATTAGCAACAATTATTATTATGGCTATCTTTGGAGCTAGAGTTTACAGAGGTGGAGTACTAATGTATGGGAAAACTAGTATACTAAAAGATATTAAAAAAGCTCTTCAATTTTCAAAAAATGAGTCAAGATAA
- a CDS encoding arsenate reductase family protein, which produces MGIQIFGAAKCFDTKKAERYFKERKLPYQLVDLYKYGLSKGEFASVKAALGLNTLFNQSSSDYNKLNLDRISGASVREEILFKNPKLYKTPIVRNGKLATVGYQPDVWKEWTGSGTGYV; this is translated from the coding sequence ATGGGGATTCAAATTTTTGGAGCGGCAAAATGCTTTGATACGAAAAAGGCAGAGCGTTATTTTAAAGAAAGAAAATTGCCATATCAGTTGGTTGATTTGTATAAATATGGCTTAAGTAAAGGCGAATTTGCAAGTGTTAAGGCAGCCCTTGGCTTAAACACTTTATTTAATCAAAGCTCTAGTGATTATAATAAGTTGAATCTAGATCGCATTTCAGGAGCGAGTGTTAGGGAAGAAATTCTCTTTAAGAACCCTAAGCTATATAAGACGCCAATTGTCAGAAATGGAAAGCTTGCAACAGTAGGGTATCAGCCAGATGTCTGGAAAGAATGGACGGGTAGTGGCACGGGCTATGTATAA
- a CDS encoding GTP pyrophosphokinase has product MKNLRVLKAELTRFMMTYKFALDEVNTKIDILKQEFSYIHEYNPIEHVKSRLKSPESIVQKIYRKGYPLTLSAIRENIQDIAGIRITCSFISDIYELSNMLQSQKDITVIDCNDYIKSPKPNGYQSLHLILQVPVFMSDRVEMVCVEVQIRTIAMDFWASLEHKIYYKYNKEVPQYLVEELKEAANTAAQLDRKMENIHKEMLDIKNSDEEEDIYELVINNEKFQLPFDLLSTLKLRS; this is encoded by the coding sequence ATGAAAAACTTGAGAGTATTGAAAGCTGAATTAACTAGATTTATGATGACCTACAAGTTTGCATTAGACGAAGTAAATACAAAGATTGATATATTGAAGCAAGAATTCAGTTACATACACGAATATAATCCAATTGAACATGTCAAATCGCGTCTTAAGTCTCCAGAAAGCATAGTCCAGAAAATATATCGAAAAGGATACCCGCTCACCCTTAGCGCAATCAGAGAGAACATCCAAGACATAGCGGGAATCAGGATTACGTGTTCCTTTATCTCTGATATTTATGAATTAAGTAACATGCTTCAAAGTCAAAAGGACATTACCGTAATCGATTGCAATGATTATATAAAGAGCCCAAAGCCAAATGGTTACCAAAGTTTGCATTTAATATTACAAGTTCCAGTCTTTATGAGCGATCGTGTAGAGATGGTCTGTGTTGAAGTCCAAATACGAACGATTGCAATGGATTTCTGGGCGAGTTTAGAACATAAAATTTACTATAAGTATAACAAAGAAGTACCGCAGTATTTAGTAGAAGAATTAAAAGAGGCAGCAAATACTGCCGCACAATTGGACAGAAAAATGGAAAACATCCATAAGGAAATGCTAGATATAAAGAATTCTGATGAAGAGGAAGATATCTATGAATTAGTTATAAATAATGAGAAATTTCAATTGCCATTTGACCTTTTGAGTACCCTGAAACTGCGGAGTTAA
- the hcp gene encoding hydroxylamine reductase, whose protein sequence is MEHSMFCYQCEQTMGGKGCTKHGVCGKTPEISNLQDLLIHQLKGISCYAKPLIEKGEHMDKEIVKFVENALFTTLTNVNFDLDFHLEILQESQTIKEALRNKAPQGDYPEVATYNLSHTKDQMLRDAVKAGIMYDQTIDEDIRSLRSTILYGLKGISAYGHQARYIGHHSDQVDMFYFLALEAITNENLTMEELIRMTMRAGDMSVEVMSVLDEANTTRYENPSPQAVNVNIQKGPFIIVSGHDLRDLELLLEQTEGKGINIYTHGEMLPAHGYPKLKKFKHLVGNFGSAWQNQQHEFDGIPGCILMTTNCLMKPRDTYKDRIYVTNVVGWDGIKKIELKEDNTKDFTEIINKALELGGFEESEKSKEILVGFGHHETLSHAETIINAVKDGKIRHFFVIGGCDGARPGRNYYTEFAEKVPEDCVILTLACGKYRFNKLEFGTVAGLPRLLDIGQCNDAYSAVRIATALSDAFETNVNALPLTIVLSWYEQKAVADLLALLSLGFKGMYLGPSLPAFISPNVLQFLVDTFNIKPISTADVDLKNSLQQAI, encoded by the coding sequence TTGGAACATTCAATGTTTTGCTATCAATGTGAACAGACAATGGGCGGCAAAGGGTGCACGAAGCATGGAGTTTGCGGAAAAACACCAGAAATATCTAATTTACAAGACCTTTTAATTCATCAGTTAAAGGGTATATCCTGTTATGCAAAGCCTTTAATCGAGAAGGGCGAACACATGGATAAGGAAATCGTAAAGTTCGTAGAAAATGCACTTTTTACAACTTTAACTAATGTTAACTTCGATTTAGATTTTCATTTGGAAATATTACAGGAATCACAAACAATAAAAGAAGCATTGAGAAATAAAGCACCGCAGGGCGATTATCCAGAAGTGGCGACATATAACTTAAGTCATACGAAGGATCAGATGTTAAGGGATGCTGTCAAAGCTGGTATCATGTATGATCAGACAATTGACGAAGATATCCGTTCCTTACGCTCAACAATTCTTTATGGACTAAAAGGGATTAGTGCTTATGGACATCAAGCACGATATATTGGTCATCATAGTGATCAAGTAGATATGTTCTACTTCCTAGCACTAGAAGCAATTACGAATGAGAATCTCACAATGGAAGAATTAATACGGATGACGATGCGTGCAGGAGATATGAGTGTTGAAGTCATGAGCGTGCTAGATGAAGCAAACACTACGAGATATGAAAATCCATCACCGCAAGCTGTAAACGTAAACATCCAAAAGGGTCCATTTATTATTGTTTCGGGACATGATCTGAGAGATCTTGAATTATTACTTGAACAAACAGAAGGAAAAGGGATAAATATCTATACTCATGGAGAAATGCTGCCAGCTCATGGATATCCAAAGCTAAAGAAGTTTAAGCATTTAGTCGGAAACTTTGGTTCTGCTTGGCAAAATCAGCAACATGAGTTTGATGGTATCCCAGGTTGTATATTAATGACGACCAACTGTCTAATGAAGCCTAGAGACACATATAAAGATAGAATATATGTGACAAACGTTGTAGGTTGGGACGGTATTAAGAAAATCGAGTTAAAAGAAGACAATACAAAAGACTTTACAGAGATTATCAATAAAGCGTTAGAACTAGGTGGATTTGAAGAAAGTGAGAAATCTAAAGAAATCCTAGTCGGCTTTGGTCACCATGAGACCTTATCCCACGCTGAAACAATTATCAACGCTGTCAAAGACGGTAAGATTCGACACTTCTTCGTAATTGGTGGATGTGATGGTGCAAGGCCTGGCCGAAACTACTATACAGAATTTGCTGAAAAGGTTCCCGAGGACTGTGTGATTTTAACTTTAGCTTGTGGAAAGTATAGATTCAATAAACTGGAGTTCGGTACTGTAGCGGGGCTGCCAAGGTTGCTGGATATTGGTCAATGTAACGATGCATACTCAGCGGTAAGAATCGCTACTGCTCTTTCTGATGCGTTTGAAACGAACGTGAACGCTCTGCCGCTAACTATTGTATTGTCATGGTATGAACAGAAAGCTGTTGCAGATTTATTAGCATTATTATCCTTAGGATTTAAGGGGATGTACCTAGGACCAAGTTTACCTGCGTTTATATCGCCAAATGTATTACAATTCTTAGTTGACACGTTTAACATAAAACCGATTAGTACAGCAGATGTAGATTTGAAGAATTCACTACAACAAGCAATCTAA